One stretch of Cyanobacterium stanieri LEGE 03274 DNA includes these proteins:
- a CDS encoding ABC transporter ATP-binding protein, translating to MKILEVQDLEVTFFDDDNQPSIAVNKINFDLEAGKTLGIVGESGSGKSVTSLAVMGLIAGNGKTHGQIWYQDNTESSPIDLQSLSEEERREYRGGKIAMIFQEPMSSLNPLYNIGFQITEAILQHQQISESEARRQAIALLQEVKLLADDQTLTQEFYTETNNINPSPTEVNQYINQRKREILKRYPHEMSGGQLQRVMIAMAISCNPRIIIADEPTTALDVTVQATILELLKELAQTRQMSVIFITHDLAVVANIADSLAVMYQGKILEYGKAQDVLLNPQSPYTKGLLACRPRLDEDREYLPTVACLMANDGEIPEINLPPKEVNLNKPLIAVENLIVGFRKPGIFSWGIKPADYFWAVDDVSFQVFGGETLGLVGESGCGKSTLARTLLRLINPISGKIEFMGQDLAKYKKNDPRLRKLRRELQIVFQNPYNSLNPRMSIGKTIIEPMEIHKMGGNSRKRKERVAYLLERVGLSPDWFNRYPHELSGGQRQRVCIAKALALNPQLIICDESVSALDVSIQAQVLNLLKELQRDFGLTYIFISHDLSVVKFMSDRIMVMNKGKIEEIATTEQIINHPQRDYTKKLIASIPKFPTLA from the coding sequence ATGAAAATATTAGAAGTACAAGATTTAGAAGTAACATTTTTTGACGATGACAATCAACCATCCATCGCCGTCAATAAAATTAACTTCGACCTAGAAGCGGGAAAAACCCTCGGCATTGTTGGTGAATCAGGATCAGGAAAATCCGTCACCTCCTTAGCTGTTATGGGTTTAATTGCAGGGAATGGTAAAACCCACGGACAAATCTGGTATCAAGATAATACAGAATCATCCCCCATTGACTTACAAAGTTTGAGCGAAGAAGAAAGAAGGGAATATCGAGGGGGTAAAATTGCCATGATTTTCCAAGAACCCATGAGTTCTCTCAATCCCTTATATAACATTGGTTTTCAGATCACCGAAGCCATCTTACAACATCAACAAATATCCGAAAGTGAAGCCAGACGACAGGCGATCGCCCTTTTACAAGAAGTAAAATTATTAGCAGACGATCAAACCCTTACCCAAGAATTTTACACCGAAACCAATAATATCAACCCCTCACCAACAGAAGTTAATCAATACATAAATCAGAGAAAAAGGGAAATTCTTAAACGCTATCCCCACGAAATGAGTGGGGGGCAACTGCAAAGGGTAATGATTGCCATGGCAATCTCCTGTAATCCCCGTATTATCATTGCTGACGAACCCACCACAGCCCTTGATGTCACCGTCCAAGCCACCATTTTAGAACTTTTAAAAGAATTAGCCCAAACCCGTCAAATGTCCGTCATTTTCATCACCCATGATTTGGCGGTGGTTGCCAATATTGCCGACTCCTTGGCGGTAATGTATCAGGGAAAAATTTTGGAATATGGCAAAGCACAAGATGTGTTATTAAATCCCCAAAGTCCTTATACAAAAGGTTTACTTGCCTGTCGTCCCCGTTTGGATGAAGATCGAGAATATTTGCCCACGGTGGCTTGTTTGATGGCCAATGATGGGGAAATTCCCGAGATTAATTTACCCCCCAAGGAAGTTAATTTGAATAAGCCTTTAATTGCCGTGGAAAATTTAATTGTTGGTTTTCGCAAACCCGGGATTTTTTCTTGGGGCATAAAACCAGCGGACTATTTTTGGGCGGTGGATGATGTCAGTTTTCAGGTGTTTGGGGGAGAAACGTTGGGCTTGGTGGGGGAGTCGGGTTGTGGTAAATCAACTTTGGCAAGGACGTTATTACGATTAATTAATCCCATTTCAGGCAAAATAGAGTTTATGGGTCAAGATTTAGCTAAATATAAAAAAAATGATCCTCGTTTACGTAAGTTGCGCCGAGAATTACAAATTGTTTTTCAAAATCCTTACAATTCCCTTAACCCTCGCATGAGCATCGGTAAGACAATTATTGAACCCATGGAAATTCATAAGATGGGCGGTAATAGTCGTAAACGCAAAGAAAGGGTTGCCTATTTGCTAGAAAGGGTGGGGTTATCTCCTGATTGGTTTAATCGTTATCCCCATGAATTATCGGGGGGGCAACGCCAGAGGGTATGTATTGCCAAGGCTTTGGCTCTTAATCCTCAGTTGATTATTTGTGATGAGTCGGTATCGGCGTTAGATGTTTCTATTCAAGCTCAGGTTTTGAATTTACTTAAGGAGTTACAACGGGATTTTGGTTTAACTTATATTTTCATTTCCCATGATTTGAGTGTGGTTAAGTTTATGAGCGATCGCATCATGGTTATGAACAAAGGTAAAATAGAAGAAATTGCCACCACAGAACAAATTATTAACCATCCTCAACGGGATTACACCAAAAAGTTAATTGCTTCTATCCCTAAATTTCCTACCTTGGCTTAA
- a CDS encoding uracil-DNA glycosylase family protein, producing MSNLEELINAIQIEAQSADFPLDIPVYESAQKNPTKPILYYGNLKSNVCFFGRDLGRDEVIAGQPLIGASGTLVRQGFYQAIYKESTNDKDKLMAVCDRLLLTNTVPYKPPENKAYGVRVKRRFRPFIEQLLTIHWQGNHIITLGTEAFKWFEPYTDKETFNQFWADKDHRYQKSIQVTLNATDNQGNLVKKQTLISPLPHPSPLNQRYYRLFPGMLQARLANLEF from the coding sequence ATGTCAAATTTAGAAGAACTAATCAACGCCATTCAGATAGAAGCCCAAAGTGCTGATTTTCCCTTAGATATTCCCGTTTATGAATCTGCCCAAAAAAATCCCACTAAGCCTATTCTCTACTATGGCAACCTAAAAAGTAACGTTTGCTTTTTCGGACGGGATTTAGGGCGCGATGAAGTCATAGCAGGACAACCTTTGATCGGGGCTTCTGGTACATTGGTTCGCCAAGGTTTTTATCAAGCTATTTATAAAGAGAGTACCAATGACAAAGATAAATTAATGGCTGTGTGCGATCGCCTCTTATTAACAAACACAGTACCTTATAAACCCCCAGAAAACAAAGCCTATGGAGTAAGAGTAAAAAGAAGATTTCGCCCTTTCATAGAACAATTATTAACCATTCATTGGCAAGGAAATCATATTATCACCCTCGGCACAGAAGCATTTAAATGGTTTGAACCCTATACCGATAAAGAAACATTTAATCAATTTTGGGCAGATAAAGATCATCGTTATCAAAAAAGTATTCAAGTCACACTAAATGCCACCGATAATCAAGGAAATCTAGTCAAGAAACAAACCCTCATATCTCCCCTTCCCCATCCTTCCCCCCTCAACCAACGCTATTATCGACTATTCCCCGGAATGTTACAAGCAAGATTAGCCAACCTAGAATTTTAA